A window of Festucalex cinctus isolate MCC-2025b chromosome 6, RoL_Fcin_1.0, whole genome shotgun sequence contains these coding sequences:
- the dusp5 gene encoding dual specificity protein phosphatase 5, which translates to MKVSSIDCRHLRKIIRKERGSCLIVDCRPYLSFTNSSIKGSVNVNLNSVVVRRSRGGPVPLQFVIPDERALLRLREGSISAVIALDDRTSHWQKLKKDSVAQIVINTLTHVASGTNICFLKGGYENFHSQYPELCTEVKRIEQNGTESEKRASSEKLGHHKPDYDQGKPVEILPFLYLGSAYHASRQDYLTDLHITALLNVSRRDMQPTKGHYNYKWIPVEDSHMADISSHFQEAIEFIDHVKQSGGKVLVHCEAGISRSPTICMAYIMRTQQLKLDAAFDIIKQRRAVISPNFSFMGQLLQFESEVLSTAPAHAATPEPTTPCVPETASFFANDITTSFTTKNFEPSVFTFPTSCLKSPVHHQFKLSPITALP; encoded by the exons atgaaagtGTCCAGCATCGACTGCCGCCACTTGCGGAAGATCATCAGGAAGGAACGCGGGAGCTGCCTTATCGTGGACTGTCGACCTTATTTGTCATTTACGAACTCCAGTATCAAAGGCTCCGTCAACGTCAATCTCAACTCCGTGGTGGTCCGGAGGTCGCGGGGAGGACCGGTGCCCCTGCAGTTCGTTATCCCGGACGAGAGAGCACTCCTTCGGCTCCGGGAGGGGAGCATATCCGCAGTGATAGCCTTGGACGACCGGACGTCCCACTGGCAGAAGCTCAAGAAGGACAGCGTAGCACAGATAGTAATAAACACCCTGACGCATGTGGCCAGCGGAACCAACATTTGCTTCTTAAAAG GAGGATATGAGAACTTCCACTCGCAATACCCCGAACTTTGCACTGAAGTGAAACGCATCGAGCAGAACGGAACTGAAAGCGAGAAAAGAGCCAGCAGTGAGAAGCTTGGTCACCACAAACCAGATTATGATCAG GGTAAACCTGTGGAGATCCTTCCTTTCCTCTACCTCGGTAGTGCCTACCATGCCTCCAGGCAGGACTATCTCACTGACCTTCACATCACTGCCTTGCTCAACGTGTCACGCAGAGACATGCAGCCCACCAAGGGCCACTACAACTACAAGTGGATCCCGGTGGAAGACAGCCACATGGCGGACATCAGCTCCCACTTCCAAGAGGCAATAGAATTTATCG ATCATGTAAAGCAATCTGGGGGAAAGGTCCTCGTCCACTGTGAAGCGGGCATCTCTCGTTCCCCCACCATCTGCATGGCCTACATCATGAGAACCCAGCAGCTGAAACTGGATGCAGCATTCGATATCATCAAGCAGCGCCGGGCTGTTATCTCCCCCAATTTCAGTTTCATGGGTCAGCTGCTGCAGTTTGAGTCGGAGGTCCTTTCGACAGCGCCCGCTCATGCAGCCACACCTGAACCCACCACTCCCTGCGTCCCGGAGACTGCGTCCTTTTTTGCCAATGACATCACCACCTCCTTTACCACCAAAAACTTTGAGCCATCTGTGTTCACCTTTCCTACCTCTTGCCTGAAATCTCCGGTCCATCATCAGTTCAAGCTGAGCCCAATAACTGCACTGCCTTAA